From one Mya arenaria isolate MELC-2E11 chromosome 4, ASM2691426v1 genomic stretch:
- the LOC128231169 gene encoding ADP-ribose pyrophosphatase, mitochondrial-like translates to MGICLRKAVYAGTSQKPSCIIQEILKSGRIYNPISLRHYQCVYEKGISTSTLEDIHKSQTPSLILSKNHCTTYQTMSLHVKARCEVYPRTQDVKRFIVPDDKVPWSVDFPEYDPIDYTSKSVASQPVWADSPDPATITFNCIDKSCNSDRRSNEGNYQVINGCPRNPRGRTGCKGRGTLGKWGPNHAADPIVTRWQRDSNNEIVKQDGKPVLEFVAVQRRDNGEWALPGGMVDAGENRTATLTREFGEEALNSIDATPERKAQIQKLLTEFFKNGKTIYKGYVDDPRNTDNAWMETKAMNFHDEQGTSVGAFSLHAGDDAADVKWMPIHKGLKLYASHIDFIRRTVENHGAYW, encoded by the exons aTGGGAATTTGCCTTAGAAAAGCTGTGTATGCTGGTACATCACAGAAACCATCGTGCATTATTCAGGAAATTTTGAAATCTGGGAGAATTTACAACCCAATTTCTCTACGTCATTACCAGTGTGTCTATGAGAAAGgtatttcaacatcaacattaGAAGATATACATAAATCTCAGACACCCTCACTCATACTCAGCAAGAACCATTGTACCACATATCAAACAATGAGCCTGCATGTGAAAGCCAGATGTGAAGTTTACCCACGGACACAGGACGTGAAACGTTTTATTGTGCCAGATGACAAAGTGCCATGGTCGGTTGACTTCCCAGAGTATGACCCCATAGATTATACAAGCAAAAGTGTGGCTTCTCAGCCAGTATGGGCTGACAGCCCAGACCCTGC GACTATCACTTTCAACTGCATAGATAAATCATGCAATTCAGACCGGAGAAGTAATGAAGGAAACTATCAAGTTATCAATGGTTGTCCAAg GAATCCCAGAGGGCGAACAGGTTGTAAAGGTCGTGGAACTCTGGGGAAATGGGGGCCCAACCATGCAGCAGATCCAATTGTCACAAG GTGGCAGCGTGACTCGAACAATGAGATTGTAAAGCAAGACGGAAAACCGGTACTTGAATTTGTGGCTGTACAGCGTCGGGATAATGGGGAATGGGCTCTACCAGGA gGCATGGTTGACGCTGGTGAGAATCGTACAGCAACATTGACACGAGAATTTGGGGAAGAGGCTCTAAACTCAATTGATGCCACGCCCGAAAGGAAAGCCCAGATTCAAAAACTTCTCACAGAATTCTTCAAGAATGGAAAAACG ATATACAAGGGTTACGTTGACGACCCTCGGAACACAGACAATGCTTGGATGGAGACCAAGGCCATGAACTTTCATGACGAACAGGGAACCAGTGTTGGTGCATTCAGCTTACATGCTG GTGATGATGCTGCTGACGTGAAATGGATGCCTATACACAAGGGACTTAAGCTGTATGCAAGTCACATAGACTTTATCCGGCGAACAGTTGAAAATCATGGTGCTTACTGGTAG
- the LOC128231173 gene encoding uncharacterized protein LOC128231173: MGEPRILVIGIEGTGTREISACLLKQDSSMDVLTCSSLPLPGDRDLHECGIQFICFMICAASKESFQTLHSSISQVDVSYFAGKCVIVENTKGLAVEQSVEREKIEQLAAQYDIPVLTTNTQNESELTDISNKLQHLIRMNQGRTRHLAPMLYECVRETKLPRGTPAGSNLATPSLVGNTT; encoded by the exons GTCATTGGCATAGAAGGGACTGGCACAAGAGAAATTTCAGCATGTCTTTTGAAGCAGGACAGTTCAATGGACGT gttgACATGTTCTTCATTGCCACTGCCTGGTGACAGAGATTTGCATGAATGTGGGATTCAGTTTATATGTTTCATGATTTGTGCAGCTAGTAAGGAAAG TTTCCAGACTCTGCACAGCAGCATAAGCCAGGTTGATGTCTCTTACTTTGCTGGAAAATGTGTCATAGTTGAAAACACAAAAG GTCTTGCAGTGGAGCAGAGTGTTGAGAGAGAAAAGATAGAGCAGCTGGCCGCGCAGTACGACATTCCCGTTCTCACAACAAACACACAG AATGAAAGTGAGCTCACTGACATCAGTAACAAGCTGCAACACCTCATCAGGATGAATCAGGGCAGAACTCGCCACCTGGCACCCATGTTATATGAGTGCGTTCGAGAGACAAAACTACCACGGGGAACCCCAGCAGGCTCTAACCTTGCCACACCCAGTCTTGTGGGTAATACTACATAA